One segment of Deltaproteobacteria bacterium DNA contains the following:
- a CDS encoding RlmE family RNA methyltransferase, whose translation MAQYDRKDHFYRQAKVAGLASRATFKLDELSQKFRLLRPGMRVLDLGCAPGGWLQTIARAVGPSGRVVGVDLEPIMITLPSTVVTLQADIEALTENPAPLIEALGGPADIVLSDLAPHTTGVKFSDAYHSYALASAAWTIAQAVLRPEGNFAVKIFEGPDVAQLRKVLANAFQRATNHIPAATRTGSREQYLVGLGYQKK comes from the coding sequence ATGGCACAGTACGACCGCAAGGATCATTTTTATCGCCAGGCCAAGGTCGCCGGCCTCGCCAGTCGCGCAACATTTAAATTAGATGAGTTATCTCAGAAGTTTCGGTTGCTCCGACCTGGAATGCGGGTCCTGGACCTCGGCTGTGCCCCGGGGGGATGGTTGCAGACAATTGCCCGAGCGGTCGGTCCTTCCGGACGGGTAGTCGGCGTGGATTTGGAACCGATCATGATTACGCTCCCCTCAACGGTCGTCACGCTGCAGGCCGATATCGAAGCGCTGACGGAGAATCCGGCACCACTCATTGAGGCGTTGGGGGGACCCGCGGACATTGTCCTTTCCGATTTGGCACCTCATACGACGGGGGTCAAATTCAGTGATGCCTACCATTCATACGCGCTGGCATCCGCGGCGTGGACGATCGCGCAGGCAGTGCTCCGACCCGAAGGAAATTTTGCGGTCAAGATCTTTGAAGGTCCGGACGTCGCCCAGCTGCGGAAAGTGTTGGCCAATGCCTTTCAGCGGGCTACGAACCATATCCCCGCCGCGACCCGCACCGGATCACGGGAGCAATACTTAGTCGGCCTGGGATATCAGAAAAAGTGA